Proteins from a single region of Desulfolutivibrio sulfoxidireducens:
- a CDS encoding aminotransferase class I/II-fold pyridoxal phosphate-dependent enzyme, whose translation MKLPPFELERYFAANEFTAKRLLCVSDCQPLTVGELLSLKEGAAEAFAALPLGYADSRGAPELRQAACALYEGMAPENLLVHVGAEEAILTFFASVLEPGDRVIVQAPCYRSLRDVPAALGAQVVDWPGRQEDGWIPDLDFLRTALAEKTRAVVVNFPHNPTGALPHRDVFRGIVGLCEQAGAVLFSDEVYRFLEYDPADRLPAACDLSETAVSLGVMSKSFGLAGLRVGFAASRNARVLAGMARIKDYSSICGSPATEFLAALALEKREQILARTRAITLRNLAAATDFMARRADIFSWAAPKAGPIAFPRLADGGDAGALCDRLLAATGALLLPGRVYGPYPGHFRLGFGRADFTEGLAVLDAFLDREGSSAT comes from the coding sequence ATGAAGCTTCCCCCCTTTGAACTGGAACGCTATTTCGCGGCCAACGAATTCACCGCCAAACGGCTTCTGTGCGTCTCGGACTGCCAGCCCCTGACCGTGGGGGAACTGCTGTCCCTCAAGGAGGGGGCGGCCGAGGCCTTCGCGGCCCTGCCCCTGGGATACGCCGACTCCAGGGGGGCGCCCGAGCTGCGCCAGGCCGCGTGCGCCCTCTACGAGGGCATGGCCCCGGAAAACCTGCTGGTGCACGTGGGGGCCGAGGAGGCCATCCTGACCTTCTTCGCCTCGGTTCTGGAACCGGGTGACCGGGTGATCGTGCAGGCCCCCTGTTACCGTTCCCTGCGCGACGTGCCGGCGGCCCTGGGGGCCCAGGTGGTGGACTGGCCCGGCCGCCAGGAAGACGGCTGGATTCCGGACCTGGATTTCCTGAGAACCGCCCTGGCCGAAAAAACCCGGGCCGTTGTCGTCAATTTCCCCCACAATCCCACCGGGGCCCTGCCCCACAGGGATGTCTTCCGGGGCATCGTCGGGCTGTGCGAACAGGCCGGGGCCGTGCTTTTTTCCGACGAGGTCTACCGGTTCCTGGAATACGATCCGGCCGACCGGTTGCCGGCGGCCTGCGACCTCTCGGAAACGGCCGTGTCCCTTGGGGTGATGTCCAAGTCCTTCGGCCTGGCCGGGCTGCGGGTGGGCTTCGCCGCCTCCCGCAACGCCCGGGTGCTGGCGGGCATGGCCCGGATCAAGGACTACAGCAGCATCTGCGGCTCGCCGGCCACGGAATTTCTGGCCGCCCTGGCCCTTGAAAAGCGCGAGCAGATCCTGGCCCGCACCCGGGCCATCACCCTGCGAAACCTTGCGGCGGCCACGGATTTCATGGCCCGCCGGGCGGACATTTTTTCCTGGGCGGCCCCCAAGGCCGGTCCCATCGCCTTCCCCCGCCTGGCCGACGGCGGCGACGCCGGGGCCTTGTGCGACAGGCTTCTTGCGGCCACGGGAGCGCTCTTGCTGCCAGGCCGGGTCTACGGTCCCTATCCCGGCCATTTCCGCCTGGGTTTCGGCCGGGCGGATTTCACCGAAGGCCTGGCCGTGCTTGACGCCTTCCTTGACCGCGAGGGCTCCTCCGCGACATGA
- a CDS encoding basic amino acid ABC transporter substrate-binding protein, whose translation MFKRIALTLVALLTLTSSALAKDIVFATDATWPPMEFVGPDKEITGFAVDYMKAAGKEAGFTPVFKAVAWDGIFAGLDSGNYDAICSSVSITDERKNAMDFSTPYFKVRQALVVPKASPAKTIDDMKGKTLGAQISTTGHFAIKKVEGVKDKSYDEVGLAFEDLFNGRIDGVVCDDPVAAQYALQNDKYKDALKIASIIEAGDEFYGIAMKKGNTEVLDLVNKGIKAVQDKGIDKDLQKKWIGQ comes from the coding sequence ATGTTCAAACGCATCGCCCTGACCCTTGTGGCCCTTTTGACCCTGACCAGTTCCGCCCTGGCCAAGGACATCGTGTTCGCCACGGACGCCACTTGGCCGCCCATGGAATTCGTCGGCCCGGACAAGGAGATCACCGGATTCGCCGTGGACTACATGAAGGCCGCCGGCAAAGAGGCCGGGTTCACCCCGGTGTTCAAGGCCGTGGCCTGGGACGGCATCTTCGCCGGGCTTGACTCCGGCAACTACGACGCCATCTGCTCCTCGGTGTCCATCACCGACGAGCGCAAAAACGCCATGGACTTCTCCACCCCGTATTTCAAGGTCCGCCAGGCCCTGGTGGTTCCCAAGGCCAGCCCGGCCAAGACCATCGACGACATGAAGGGCAAGACCCTGGGCGCCCAGATCAGCACCACCGGCCATTTCGCCATCAAGAAGGTCGAGGGGGTCAAGGACAAGTCCTACGACGAGGTCGGCCTGGCCTTCGAGGACCTGTTCAACGGCCGCATCGACGGCGTGGTCTGCGACGACCCCGTGGCCGCCCAGTACGCCCTGCAAAACGACAAGTACAAGGACGCCCTGAAGATCGCCTCCATCATCGAGGCCGGCGACGAGTTCTACGGCATCGCCATGAAGAAGGGGAACACGGAAGTCCTCGACCTGGTGAACAAGGGCATCAAGGCCGTCCAGGACAAGGGCATCGACAAGGACCTCCAGAAGAAGTGGATCGGCCAGTAG
- a CDS encoding amino acid ABC transporter permease gives MNQEKKTSQDIKPVVIDIGDGAAIPSRGDRGLVSAWKLSFFFAVATLAYLLIFRPTPYWRLFKFLPDGILVTFQVTIFSILLAIVIGLLTGLGRISRNRAINLVASTYVEIVRGVPLLVQLFYIYYALGQFVKVPDMVAAVVAMSFCYGAYMGEVFRAGILSISHGQTEAARSLGFSRTQTMFFVILPQAWRTILPPVGNEFIALLKDTSLVSILAVSDLLRRGREFASESFLYFETYTLVALIYLVITLVLSKLVSIMEERLSRHVTR, from the coding sequence ATGAACCAAGAAAAAAAGACCTCCCAAGACATCAAGCCCGTGGTCATCGATATCGGCGACGGGGCGGCCATCCCCTCGCGCGGCGACCGGGGGCTGGTGTCGGCCTGGAAACTGTCCTTTTTTTTCGCCGTGGCCACCTTGGCCTACCTGCTCATCTTCCGGCCGACCCCCTACTGGCGGCTCTTCAAATTTCTGCCCGACGGCATCCTGGTCACCTTCCAGGTGACCATCTTCTCCATCCTTCTGGCCATCGTCATCGGGCTTTTAACCGGGCTTGGGCGCATCTCCCGCAACCGGGCGATCAACCTGGTGGCCTCCACCTATGTGGAGATCGTGCGCGGCGTGCCCCTTCTGGTCCAGCTTTTCTACATCTATTACGCCCTGGGCCAGTTCGTGAAGGTGCCGGACATGGTGGCGGCGGTGGTGGCCATGAGCTTCTGTTACGGGGCGTACATGGGCGAGGTGTTCCGGGCCGGAATCCTGTCCATCTCCCACGGCCAGACCGAGGCCGCCAGGTCCCTGGGCTTTAGCCGCACCCAGACCATGTTCTTCGTCATCCTGCCCCAGGCCTGGAGGACCATCCTGCCGCCTGTGGGCAACGAATTCATCGCCCTTTTGAAGGACACCTCCCTGGTCTCCATCCTGGCCGTCTCGGACCTTCTGCGCCGGGGCCGGGAGTTCGCCTCGGAAAGTTTTCTGTATTTCGAGACCTACACCCTGGTGGCCCTTATCTACCTCGTGATCACCCTGGTTCTCTCCAAACTGGTGAGCATCATGGAAGAGAGGCTTTCGCGCCATGTCACCCGCTGA
- a CDS encoding amino acid ABC transporter ATP-binding protein yields the protein MSPADPIIRVENVSKHFDTMVALSQVSLFVMPGEKVVIIGPSGSGKSTLLRTINRLENITAGSVVVDGFDLYSPAVNINTVRMEVGMVFQSFNLFPHMTVLENLTIAPMKLKKTPRAEAEAIARRLLEKVGIPDKADVYPVKLSGGQQQRVAIARALAMNPKIMLFDEPTSALDPEMIGEVLEVMAALAREGMTMVVVTHEMGFAREVADRIIFMDEGRILEQAPPAKFFTAPEHPRTKKFLEQIL from the coding sequence ATGTCACCCGCTGATCCCATCATCCGCGTCGAAAACGTCAGCAAGCACTTCGATACGATGGTCGCCCTGTCCCAGGTGAGCCTTTTCGTCATGCCCGGGGAGAAGGTGGTCATCATCGGCCCCAGCGGCTCGGGCAAGTCCACCCTGCTTCGGACCATCAACCGCCTGGAGAACATCACCGCCGGGTCCGTGGTGGTGGACGGTTTCGACCTGTATTCCCCGGCCGTGAACATCAACACGGTGCGCATGGAAGTGGGCATGGTCTTTCAGAGCTTCAACCTCTTCCCGCACATGACCGTGCTCGAGAACCTGACCATCGCGCCCATGAAGCTGAAAAAGACGCCGCGCGCCGAGGCCGAGGCCATTGCCCGCCGGCTTCTGGAAAAGGTGGGCATTCCGGACAAGGCGGACGTGTATCCGGTGAAGCTTTCGGGCGGGCAGCAGCAGCGGGTGGCCATCGCCCGGGCGTTGGCCATGAACCCCAAGATCATGCTTTTCGACGAGCCCACCTCCGCGCTTGACCCGGAGATGATCGGCGAGGTTTTGGAGGTCATGGCCGCCCTGGCCCGGGAGGGCATGACCATGGTGGTGGTGACCCACGAGATGGGATTCGCCCGGGAGGTGGCCGACCGGATCATCTTCATGGACGAGGGCCGCATCCTGGAGCAGGCCCCGCCGGCCAAATTCTTCACCGCGCCCGAACACCCCAGGACCAAAAAATTCCTGGAGCAGATCCTCTAA
- a CDS encoding toxin-antitoxin system HicB family antitoxin: MRPEVHARAAMTAAAQGKSLGAWAAEIIDRETL, translated from the coding sequence ATGCGGCCCGAGGTCCACGCCCGGGCGGCCATGACCGCCGCGGCCCAGGGCAAAAGCCTGGGCGCCTGGGCCGCGGAGATTATCGACCGGGAGACGCTGTAA
- a CDS encoding sigma-54 interaction domain-containing protein — MQPQALDFHKALFEELDTKRLQHKFLSALLEMQHVERGSLWIEDGPSYQCIEAVGAQSADIKGYRIPRATPSIVGWVIENGRMTIAEAHKDKRHFRDIEAGLDVKSTLILCYPLILRDGRVYGAVEIIDTAHGGSRLNLQKDYLELMEDLVAIGAIALGNALAFADKRAENEHLRRLIKDLREDALIGQSEAFLAVQKSLCDYARTDFPVLITGESGTGKELVARELHRRSARRDGPFLVQNVSAIPDTLLESELFGYKKGAFTGADKDKTGLFEAASGGTVFLDEIGDMALPLQSRILRVIQQNEIKPLGAATSKQVDVRLISATNRDLRQAIASGGFREDLFYRLNVLPLSLPPLRQRREDIPLLLNYFLRRDGERLGVAPKKFTSKALRRLMAHPWKGNIREMENLVRYLLATLDGETIDEADLPTAILDAAPEGPDVPASASPPANRETTPRDDASRPALCDQTWEELERSYVLALLDKCKWNITQAATKAGVNRSTFDSRMKKLGIRKG; from the coding sequence ATGCAACCCCAGGCGCTCGACTTCCACAAGGCCCTCTTCGAGGAACTGGACACCAAACGGCTGCAACACAAGTTCCTCTCGGCCCTTTTGGAGATGCAGCACGTCGAGCGCGGTTCCCTGTGGATCGAGGACGGTCCGTCCTACCAGTGCATCGAGGCCGTGGGCGCGCAAAGCGCCGACATCAAGGGCTACCGCATCCCGCGCGCCACGCCGAGCATCGTCGGCTGGGTCATCGAGAACGGCCGCATGACCATTGCCGAGGCCCACAAGGACAAGCGCCACTTCCGGGACATCGAGGCCGGGCTCGACGTCAAAAGCACCCTCATCCTGTGCTATCCCCTGATCCTGCGCGACGGCCGGGTCTACGGCGCGGTGGAGATCATCGACACCGCCCACGGCGGCAGCCGGCTCAATCTGCAAAAGGACTACCTGGAACTCATGGAGGACCTGGTGGCCATCGGGGCCATCGCCCTGGGCAACGCGTTGGCCTTCGCCGACAAGCGGGCCGAGAACGAACACCTGCGCCGGCTGATCAAGGACCTGCGGGAAGACGCCCTCATCGGCCAGAGCGAGGCCTTTCTGGCGGTCCAAAAATCCCTGTGCGACTACGCCAGAACGGACTTCCCGGTGCTGATCACCGGCGAGTCCGGCACGGGAAAGGAGCTTGTCGCCCGGGAGTTGCACCGCCGAAGCGCCCGCCGCGACGGCCCGTTCCTGGTGCAAAACGTCAGCGCCATCCCGGACACCCTGCTCGAAAGCGAACTGTTCGGCTATAAAAAGGGGGCCTTCACCGGCGCGGACAAGGACAAGACCGGCCTTTTCGAGGCCGCCTCGGGCGGGACGGTCTTTCTGGACGAGATCGGGGACATGGCCCTGCCGCTGCAGTCCCGCATCCTGCGGGTCATCCAGCAAAACGAGATCAAGCCCCTGGGCGCGGCCACCTCCAAGCAGGTGGACGTGCGCCTGATCTCGGCCACCAACCGGGACCTGCGCCAGGCCATCGCCTCGGGAGGCTTCCGCGAGGACCTCTTCTACCGCCTCAACGTCCTGCCGCTGTCCCTGCCGCCGCTACGGCAGCGCCGGGAGGACATCCCGCTTCTTCTGAACTATTTCCTGCGCCGCGACGGCGAACGCCTGGGCGTGGCCCCCAAAAAATTCACGTCCAAGGCCCTGCGCCGGCTGATGGCCCATCCCTGGAAAGGCAACATCCGGGAGATGGAAAACCTGGTGCGCTACCTTTTGGCCACCCTGGACGGCGAGACCATCGACGAGGCCGATCTGCCCACCGCCATCCTGGACGCCGCCCCCGAAGGCCCGGATGTCCCGGCGTCGGCCTCCCCCCCGGCAAACCGCGAGACGACGCCGCGAGACGACGCGTCCCGGCCCGCCCTGTGCGACCAGACCTGGGAGGAACTGGAGCGATCCTACGTCCTGGCCCTTCTTGACAAATGCAAATGGAACATCACCCAGGCCGCGACAAAGGCCGGGGTGAACCGCTCCACATTTGATTCGCGCATGAAAAAGCTTGGGATCAGAAAAGGATAG
- a CDS encoding phosphatidylglycerophosphatase A produces MSRPHHPLAVPDRIALFLATLGPVGRFPRAPGTAGSAVALLAAPFLFLPLGPWGRLAILAALFAAGFWAATRAERILGRPDPGCVVIDEVLGQWMALLPLSSPDPWAILAGFALFRILDMTKPPPIRQSESWLPRGGGIMLDDALAGGLTALILWAFL; encoded by the coding sequence ATGTCCCGCCCACATCACCCCCTGGCCGTCCCGGACAGGATCGCCCTTTTCCTGGCCACCCTCGGTCCCGTGGGACGGTTCCCCCGGGCCCCGGGCACGGCCGGCTCGGCCGTGGCCCTGCTTGCGGCCCCGTTCCTGTTTTTGCCCCTGGGGCCTTGGGGCAGGCTGGCGATCCTGGCGGCCCTGTTCGCGGCCGGATTCTGGGCCGCCACCCGGGCCGAACGGATCCTGGGCCGCCCGGACCCGGGCTGCGTGGTCATCGACGAGGTCCTGGGCCAGTGGATGGCCCTTCTCCCCCTGTCCAGCCCCGATCCCTGGGCCATCCTGGCCGGTTTCGCCCTTTTCCGCATCCTGGACATGACCAAGCCCCCGCCCATCCGCCAATCCGAGTCGTGGCTGCCCCGGGGCGGCGGCATCATGCTCGACGACGCCCTGGCCGGGGGCCTTACCGCCCTGATCCTGTGGGCCTTCCTGTAG
- a CDS encoding TolB family protein, whose protein sequence is MIRLVAIFVCLSLCAAGNAPAGGLPDAPGGIGPADVFVLAGREGTEASLEARDMVRLIAAGYDAGEVLESLRIMHPLHGAVFPADLAPPLVSWVDGHPRADMWLVSIRLADSRAVYALCRERSFVPSEEIWRMVRAATRERQAVITVHGVDSGTFQVVSQDCVSVSTSRDRVGALIMYRQLPPVFSFAEKRLDLVGGRLGDPASPDPPKVLFQGVPACVGCHSFSRDGRVLGMDFDNAGDKGGYVLSGVRRDMGLGKDDLISWNGFPRIDDRQTTGLYARVSPDGRRVVATVNEIMLLIKTDDPFASQLFYPLRGILAVYDRKDATFTPLAGADDPGLTQTCPEFSPDGLRVVFARTGANMERVRELGGKTVFALPDASLDELNAAYPVRFDICRAPLGKGRNVRAEPLPGASDNGMSNYNPRFSPDGKWIVFTKSRLGLVLQPDSRLCIVPAAGGVPREMACNLGNMNSWHGFSPNGRWLLFVSKETGADSRVWITHVDGRGRDTPPVLLHRLGEPGLAVNVPEFVPRAAGVMERITFPGQ, encoded by the coding sequence ATGATCCGTCTGGTCGCCATTTTCGTCTGCCTGAGCCTGTGCGCGGCCGGGAACGCCCCGGCCGGCGGGCTTCCCGACGCCCCGGGCGGCATCGGCCCGGCTGACGTCTTTGTCCTGGCCGGCCGGGAGGGGACGGAGGCGTCCCTCGAGGCCCGGGACATGGTGCGCCTGATCGCGGCCGGATACGACGCCGGAGAGGTGCTCGAATCTCTGCGCATCATGCATCCCCTGCACGGGGCGGTATTCCCGGCGGACCTGGCCCCGCCGCTTGTCTCCTGGGTCGACGGCCATCCCCGGGCCGATATGTGGCTGGTGTCCATCCGGCTTGCCGACTCCCGGGCCGTGTATGCCCTGTGCCGGGAGCGGTCCTTTGTCCCTTCCGAGGAGATATGGCGCATGGTCCGGGCCGCGACCAGGGAACGCCAGGCCGTGATCACCGTGCATGGCGTGGACTCGGGGACGTTTCAGGTCGTGTCCCAGGATTGCGTGTCTGTCTCCACCTCCCGGGACAGGGTCGGGGCCTTGATCATGTACCGGCAGTTGCCGCCGGTGTTTTCCTTCGCGGAGAAGCGTCTGGACCTGGTCGGCGGCCGCCTGGGCGATCCGGCCTCGCCGGACCCGCCCAAGGTCCTCTTCCAGGGGGTTCCGGCCTGCGTGGGCTGCCACTCGTTTTCCCGGGACGGCCGGGTGTTGGGCATGGACTTCGACAACGCCGGGGACAAGGGCGGATATGTCCTGAGCGGCGTGCGGCGGGACATGGGCCTGGGCAAGGACGACCTCATCAGTTGGAACGGCTTCCCCAGGATCGACGACCGCCAGACCACGGGGCTGTATGCCCGGGTGTCGCCGGACGGGCGGCGGGTGGTGGCCACGGTCAACGAGATCATGCTGCTGATAAAGACCGACGATCCCTTCGCCTCCCAGCTTTTCTATCCCTTGCGGGGCATTCTGGCCGTCTATGACCGGAAGGACGCGACGTTCACCCCGCTTGCCGGGGCCGATGACCCGGGCCTGACCCAGACCTGTCCGGAGTTCAGCCCGGATGGCCTGCGGGTGGTTTTCGCCAGGACAGGAGCCAACATGGAACGTGTCCGGGAACTCGGCGGCAAGACCGTGTTCGCCCTTCCGGACGCGTCCCTTGACGAGCTCAACGCGGCCTATCCGGTGCGTTTCGACATCTGCCGCGCGCCCTTGGGGAAGGGAAGGAATGTCCGGGCCGAGCCCCTGCCCGGGGCCAGCGACAACGGCATGAGCAACTACAATCCCCGGTTTTCCCCGGACGGCAAATGGATCGTCTTCACCAAAAGCCGCCTGGGACTGGTCCTGCAGCCGGACAGCCGGCTGTGCATCGTCCCCGCCGCCGGGGGCGTCCCTCGGGAGATGGCCTGCAACCTGGGCAACATGAACTCCTGGCACGGATTTTCCCCGAACGGGCGGTGGCTGCTTTTCGTCTCCAAGGAAACCGGGGCCGACAGCCGGGTCTGGATCACCCATGTGGACGGCCGGGGGCGGGACACCCCGCCGGTCTTGCTGCACCGCCTGGGAGAGCCCGGACTGGCGGTCAACGTTCCGGAATTCGTGCCCAGGGCCGCCGGGGTCATGGAGCGGATCACGTTTCCCGGCCAGTGA
- the der gene encoding ribosome biogenesis GTPase Der, whose amino-acid sequence MPPVIALIGRPNVGKSTLFNRLARRSKAITHDRPGVTRDRLEVRAFLDGREVTLVDTGGMVPDDPDRLGRMVMEQAQAAIGQAHLVLFVTDARDGLMALDHEVAEMLRQCAKPVLVAVNKADGEERAGELSAEFYSLGFPLVAVSAAHGRGIPELQETIADLLPPEEDAREEDALRREDGEEASRPLRLAMLGRPNAGKSSLVNALVGETRLIVSEVPGTTRDAVDVAFTRAGKQYVFVDTAGVRKKARIDDELERHTATRALNIAKRANVAVLVIDAEGGVGTQDKKLIAFLDKEKTPFLVAINKIDLIPKDRMLGLKKDLSEELRICPHVPVLYVSAFRKKGLGQILETAEAIRVECAIRVGTGELNRVMRQVLDRHQPPMVKGRRAKFYYLTQTAAEPPTFVFFVNDIERVKPSYAKYVENQLRRLFGLTMAPLRILFRSSHTPKE is encoded by the coding sequence ATGCCCCCGGTCATTGCCCTTATCGGACGCCCCAATGTGGGCAAATCCACCTTGTTCAACCGTCTGGCGCGGCGATCCAAGGCCATCACCCATGATCGTCCCGGGGTCACCCGGGATCGGCTCGAGGTCCGGGCCTTTCTCGATGGCCGGGAGGTGACGCTGGTCGACACCGGCGGCATGGTCCCGGACGACCCCGACCGCCTGGGGCGAATGGTCATGGAGCAGGCCCAGGCGGCCATTGGCCAGGCCCATCTGGTGCTTTTCGTGACCGATGCCCGGGACGGCCTCATGGCCCTGGATCATGAGGTGGCCGAGATGTTGCGCCAGTGCGCCAAGCCAGTGCTTGTGGCGGTCAACAAGGCCGACGGCGAGGAACGGGCCGGGGAGCTTTCGGCCGAGTTTTATTCCCTGGGGTTTCCCCTGGTGGCGGTGTCGGCGGCCCATGGCCGGGGCATTCCGGAACTTCAGGAGACCATCGCGGACCTGCTGCCGCCGGAAGAGGATGCGCGGGAGGAAGACGCCTTGCGCCGCGAGGACGGGGAGGAGGCTTCACGGCCCTTGCGCCTGGCCATGCTCGGCCGGCCCAATGCCGGCAAGTCCTCCCTGGTCAACGCCCTGGTCGGCGAGACCCGGCTTATTGTCAGCGAGGTCCCGGGAACCACCCGCGACGCTGTGGATGTGGCCTTCACCCGCGCCGGCAAGCAGTACGTCTTTGTGGATACGGCCGGGGTGCGCAAGAAGGCCCGCATCGACGACGAGTTGGAGCGTCACACGGCCACCCGCGCCTTGAATATCGCCAAGCGGGCGAATGTGGCTGTTCTGGTCATCGACGCCGAGGGCGGCGTGGGCACGCAGGACAAAAAGCTCATCGCCTTTCTGGACAAGGAGAAGACGCCCTTTCTGGTGGCCATCAACAAGATCGACCTGATCCCCAAGGACCGGATGCTGGGACTGAAGAAGGACTTAAGCGAGGAGCTGCGCATTTGTCCCCATGTGCCCGTGCTCTATGTCTCGGCGTTTCGCAAGAAGGGGTTGGGCCAAATTTTGGAGACGGCCGAGGCCATCCGGGTCGAATGCGCCATCCGGGTGGGCACGGGCGAACTCAACCGGGTCATGCGCCAGGTTCTGGACCGGCATCAGCCGCCCATGGTCAAGGGCCGGAGGGCCAAGTTCTACTATCTGACCCAGACGGCGGCCGAGCCGCCCACCTTTGTTTTTTTCGTCAATGACATCGAGCGGGTCAAGCCGTCCTACGCCAAGTATGTGGAGAACCAGTTGCGGCGTCTTTTCGGGTTGACCATGGCCCCCCTGCGCATCCTGTTCCGTTCGAGCCACACCCCCAAGGAATAG
- a CDS encoding sulfide-dependent adenosine diphosphate thiazole synthase gives MALNERIITEAILTEYFEKFKDCLDLDVAIVGGGPSGMTAAYRLARDGFKVALFERKLSIGGGMWGGGMTFNYIVVQEESRHLLEEIGVPVKHFRDEYYTADAVACTTTLASRACLAGAKVFNCMSVEDLVLREVDGQKRVCGLVVNSSPVEIAGLHVDPLVLHARYVVEATGHEVEVLKTLVRKNDVRLLTPSGGIEGEQSMWAEVAETNTVKNTREVFPGLYVAGMAANASFGSYRMGPIFGGMLLSGEKVAAEIASRLRAKTV, from the coding sequence ATGGCGCTGAACGAACGCATCATCACCGAGGCCATTCTTACCGAGTATTTCGAGAAATTCAAGGACTGCCTGGACCTGGACGTGGCCATTGTGGGCGGGGGCCCCTCGGGCATGACCGCCGCGTACCGGCTGGCCAGGGACGGCTTCAAGGTCGCCCTGTTCGAGCGCAAGCTGTCCATCGGCGGCGGCATGTGGGGCGGGGGCATGACCTTCAATTATATCGTCGTGCAGGAGGAGAGCCGGCATCTGCTGGAGGAGATCGGCGTGCCGGTCAAGCATTTCCGGGACGAATACTATACCGCCGACGCCGTGGCCTGCACCACCACATTGGCCTCCCGGGCCTGTCTGGCCGGGGCCAAGGTGTTCAACTGCATGAGTGTCGAGGACCTGGTGCTGCGCGAGGTGGACGGGCAAAAAAGGGTGTGCGGACTGGTGGTCAACTCCTCGCCCGTGGAGATCGCGGGATTGCATGTGGACCCCTTGGTGCTTCACGCCAGGTATGTGGTCGAGGCCACCGGCCACGAGGTGGAGGTCTTGAAGACGCTGGTGCGCAAGAACGACGTGCGCCTGTTGACGCCCTCCGGGGGCATCGAGGGCGAGCAGTCCATGTGGGCCGAGGTGGCCGAGACCAATACGGTGAAAAACACCCGCGAGGTGTTCCCCGGGTTGTACGTGGCCGGCATGGCCGCCAACGCCAGCTTCGGGTCGTATCGCATGGGACCCATTTTCGGGGGGATGCTTTTGTCCGGCGAGAAGGTGGCGGCGGAAATCGCCTCGCGTTTGCGCGCAAAAACTGTATAA
- the mtnA gene encoding S-methyl-5-thioribose-1-phosphate isomerase, which translates to MTDHIQFSLEKQALVLLDQRILPNREEYFTCSTTEDVIYALQTMVVRGAPAIGVTAAYGCWLALRQAMAQAGPGWRVRLDELLRNLENARPTAVNLRWAVELMRAEAKAAGDIGADALSERWLAKAKAVHAEDIEINKAMGRFGAEAIEDGDTVMTHCNAGALATAGYGTALGVIRAAVEQGKRIKVIANETRPFLQGARLTAYELARDGIDVTVACDNAVGHLMKKGMVQKVVVGADRIAANGDAANKIGTYTVALAAKAHGVPFYVAAPASTFDLRITSGEEIPIENRTPREVTHIGEHQITPEGVPVLNYAFDVTPAELIAGIATERGLLRAPYGRAIKEKIGSA; encoded by the coding sequence ATGACCGATCACATTCAGTTTTCCCTGGAGAAACAGGCGCTCGTCCTCCTGGACCAGCGCATCCTGCCGAACCGGGAGGAATATTTCACCTGCTCCACCACCGAGGACGTCATTTACGCCCTGCAAACCATGGTGGTGCGCGGCGCCCCGGCCATCGGCGTCACCGCCGCCTACGGCTGCTGGCTGGCCCTGCGCCAGGCCATGGCCCAGGCCGGCCCCGGCTGGCGGGTGCGTCTCGACGAACTCCTGCGTAATCTCGAAAACGCCCGGCCCACGGCCGTCAACCTGCGCTGGGCCGTGGAGCTCATGCGCGCCGAGGCCAAAGCCGCCGGGGACATCGGCGCGGATGCCCTGTCCGAGCGCTGGCTGGCCAAGGCCAAGGCCGTGCATGCCGAGGACATCGAGATCAACAAGGCCATGGGCCGCTTCGGGGCCGAGGCCATTGAAGACGGCGATACGGTCATGACCCATTGCAACGCCGGGGCCCTGGCCACGGCCGGCTACGGCACGGCCCTGGGGGTCATCCGGGCCGCGGTGGAGCAGGGCAAGCGCATCAAGGTCATCGCCAACGAGACTCGGCCTTTCTTGCAGGGGGCGCGGCTGACGGCCTACGAGCTAGCCAGGGACGGCATCGACGTCACCGTGGCCTGCGACAATGCCGTGGGGCATCTCATGAAAAAGGGCATGGTCCAGAAGGTGGTGGTGGGCGCGGACCGCATCGCGGCCAACGGCGACGCGGCCAACAAGATCGGCACCTACACCGTGGCCCTGGCCGCCAAGGCCCACGGCGTGCCGTTTTACGTCGCGGCCCCGGCCAGCACCTTCGATCTGCGCATCACGTCCGGGGAGGAAATTCCCATTGAAAATCGAACGCCACGGGAGGTGACGCACATCGGGGAGCATCAGATCACCCCCGAGGGCGTACCGGTCCTGAATTACGCCTTCGACGTGACCCCGGCGGAACTGATCGCCGGCATCGCCACGGAAAGGGGGCTCTTGCGCGCCCCGTACGGGCGGGCCATCAAGGAAAAAATAGGGTCCGCGTAG